The following coding sequences are from one Anolis sagrei isolate rAnoSag1 chromosome 6, rAnoSag1.mat, whole genome shotgun sequence window:
- the PARM1 gene encoding prostate androgen-regulated mucin-like protein 1, with the protein MAPSLPTLVALAVITAGLNINCASTNTTDPSMASHTSRSTTGRIETDHPASTFHNNSPASTSPPAALSTTLSLSTALEDSEHTTTTGTTTPLSAVEISATTSPSNTSDMNISTASQPNTEHTLSPVTSFANATTETFTHSQTPAFTSSQSSNDSVSITTPSPSDITKLSTAEVTQLSSTEASVPVSTSKKVHTVEATSRETHVISTSSSPLESLTSSEMTLSSKVSLETSPAGSTTFSSGITIQAVQRALSPGSIAAITITVIAVVLLVFGIAAFLKIRHSSYGRLFDDHDYGSWGNYNNPLYDDS; encoded by the exons GACTAAATATCAACTGTGCTTCAACCAATACAACTGATCCCAGCATGGCTTCTCACACAAGCAGATCTACGACAGGAAGAATTGAAACTGATCATCCAGCATCCACATTCCACAATAACTCTCCAGCAAGTACTAGTCCACCAGCTGCACTGTCAACTACTCTGTCTCTTAGTACTGCATTGGAGGATTCAGAACACACTACCACCACAGGTACTACAACTCCTCTGTCAGCAGTGGAGATTTCAGCTACAACTTCTCCATCAAATACATCGGACATGAATATTTCAACAGCGTCACAGCCAAATACAGAACATACACTGTCTCCTGTGACTTCCTTTGCTAATGCCACAACAGAAACCTTTACCCACTCTCAAACCCCAGCATTTACCTCCTCACAGAGTTCAAATGATTCAGTCAGCATCACTACTCCATCACCATCTGACATTACCAAACTTAGCACAGCTGAAGTTACGCAGTTGTCAAGCACAGAAGCATCCGTACCTGTGAGCACAAGCAAGAAAGTGCACACCGTAGAGGCAACATCAAGAGAGACTCATGTGATATCCACCTCCTCAAGCCCATTGGAATCCCTTACCTCTTCAGAAATGACCCTATCAAGTAAAGTTTCTCTAGAGACTTCTCCTGCTGGGAGTACCACGTTCTCTTCAGGGATAACCATTCAGGCGGTTCAGCGTGCTTTGAGCCCAG GAAGCATTGCAGCTATAACTATAACAGTGATTGCAGTGGTTCTATTGGTGTTTGGCATAGCTGCATTCTTGAAGATCAG GCATTCTTCTTATGGAAGACTCTTTGATGATCATGACTATGGATCCTGGGgaaactacaacaaccctctgTATGATGACTCTTAA